A single window of Pogoniulus pusillus isolate bPogPus1 chromosome 11, bPogPus1.pri, whole genome shotgun sequence DNA harbors:
- the TVP23C gene encoding Golgi apparatus membrane protein TVP23 homolog C, with protein MLRQDSSDDIEDVSLFDADDDVSRRSRKSKIRHPVASFFHLFFRVSAVVVYLLCELLTSSFIACMVTIILLLSCDFWTVKNITGRLMVGLRWWNQVDDDGRSHWVFEARKASAQRSKTSSEAESRIFWLGLIVCPIIWVIFAFSALFSFKVKWLAVVVMGVVLQGANLYGYIRCKVGSRKNLTSMATNYLGKQFLRQTVAKEDQPAS; from the exons ATGCTCCGGCAG GACAGCAGTGATGACATTGAAGATGTGTCTCTCTTTGATGCAGATGATGATGTATCCAGGAGATCCAGAAAGTCAAAAATAAG gcacccagtggcGTCCTTCTTCCACTTGTTCTTCCGAGTCAGTGCTGTAGTTGTCTATCTGCTCTGTGAGCTCTTAACTAGCAGCTTCATTGCCTGCATGGTGAcaatcatcctcctcctctcgtGTGACTTTTGGACCGTTAAG AACATCACAGGGAGATTGATGGTTGGCCTTCGCTGGTGGAACCAAGTGGATGATGATGGTAGAAGTCACTGGGTGTTTGAAGCTAGGAAG GCATCAGCACAGAGAAGTAAAACCTCATCAGAAGCAGAGTCCAGAATTTTCTGGTTGGGTCTAATTGTCTGTCCTATCATCTGGGTGATCTTTGCCTTCAgtgctctcttctctttcaaagTGAAGTGGCTG GCAGTGGTGGTGATGGGAGTGGTGCTTCAGGGAGCCAACCTTTATGGTTACATCAGGTGTAAAGTGGGTAGCAGAAAGAACTTGACAAGCATGGCCACCAACTATCTGGGGAAGCAGTTCTTGCGGCAG ACTGTGGCCAAAGAGGACCAACCAGCATCCTGA